In one Nicotiana sylvestris chromosome 8, ASM39365v2, whole genome shotgun sequence genomic region, the following are encoded:
- the LOC138875992 gene encoding uncharacterized protein — MGEMVEEGLKSSKIMSYSSIKTTTQAIQSGTGSLLGKKKKEDVAMVVSGSWHGQRGSPHQYTHPRPRPQNYAPSPYNPPQHYFSPQNPQYSARPSQYLVHHAQAYAQPPPYPQWRAPVPQNTYPTPQNAYPPPQPYQNLNGSNFRSRPEYRRERQQRKQTFTPLGESYASLFQRLRRLDILRPIESKIPNPPPKNLDYSLKCAYCSDAPGHDIEKCWHLKRATQELIDTNQIIVQSPDTPNINQNPLTAHEETHMIEIVHKDREPKKSSKSVMMIRASESNLVKAPDSTKTKPLTIEGATEKPSSLNLKPPVLAVKGLSKYVGGAPITPIIIKPATQLLVVDAKTIPWNYKQVIVTYKGKEIEEEFNETRGLARSRRCFTPEELRKAKPFKDSQMPVKKSVTEEEAEEFLKKMKVQDYSIVEQLRKTPAQISLLSLLIHLDEHRRVLMKILNEAHIPNKIAVNHLEKIAGKIFKANRITFSDDELPMEGTEHNRALYLTVKCEDSVVSRVLVDNGSSVNICLLSTLQKLKIGTERIHLNSVCVRGFDGGGKYSVGDIMLKLSIGPEFTMEFQVLDVAVSYNLLLGRP; from the exons atgggagaaatggtggaagaggggctcaagtcgagtaagatcatgagctattcttcTATAAAAACAACCACCCAGGCAATCCAGAGTGGTACCGGAAGTTTGCtaggcaagaagaagaaggaagatgtcGCTATGGTTGTCTCCGGATCATGGCATGGCCAGAGGGGTTCACCTCATCAGTACACCCATCCTCGACCCCGACCTCAAAACTATGCCCCatctccatataatccaccccaacattaCTTTTCCCCACAAAACCCTCAATACTCAGCCAGGCCATCCCAATACCTTGTTCACCATGCACAGGCGtatgctcaaccccctccttaCCCACAATGGCGTGCCCCAGTCCCACAGAATACctacccaactccacaaaatgcctatccacctccacaaccttaccaaaaccttaaTGGTTCAAATTTTCGATCAAGGCCAGAATATAGAAGAGAGAGGCAGCAGCGAAAACAAACATTTACCCCGCTTGGAGAATCCTACGCTAGTCTATTTCAAAGGTTAAGGCGGTTGGACATCTTGAGGCCGATtgagtcaaagataccaaatcctcctccaaagaacctCGATTATTCCCTGAAGTGCGCCTATTGTTCTGATGCTCCAGGGCATGATATAGAGaagtgctggcatttgaaaagggcaacccaggagctcattgatacaaacCAAATTATAGTCCAAAGCCCAGACACGccgaacatcaaccaaaacccgttGACAGCACATGAAGAGAcacatatgattgaaatagttcacAAGGATAGGGAGCCCAAGAAGTCTTCTaagtccgtcatgatgattcgggccagtGAAAGTAATTTGGTTAAAGCTCCAGACTCTACCAAAACAAAGCCCTTGACAATTGAAGGGGCGACAGAAAAGCCGAGCTCGCTCAATTTGAAACCACCAGTGTTGGCCGTGAAAGGGCTGTCAAAATATGTTGGG GGGGCTCCTATTACTCCTATCATCATTAAACCAGCAACCCAACTTCTAGTGGTCGATGCCAAGACTATTCCATGGAATTATAAACAAGTgatagtgacatacaaaggaaaagaaatagaggaAGAATTTAATGAAACTAGAGGATTGGCTCGTTCTAGGAGATGTTTCACCCCAGAAGAATTAAGGAAAGCCAAACCATTCAAGGATAGCCAAATGCCAGTAAAGAAATCCGTCACcgaggaagaggctgaggagttcctgaaaaagatgaaagtgcaggattattccattgtagagcagttaaggaaaacaccagctcagatttctcttttgtctttgTTGATACATTTAGATGAACATCGCAGGGTcttgatgaagattttgaatgaggcacaTATTCCTAATAAGATCGCagtgaaccacttggaaaagatagctggcAAGATCTTCAAAGCAAATAGGATCACTTTCTCAGACGATGAACTTCctatggagggtacagaacacaaccgagctctttatctcacggtgaagtgtgaagattctgtcgtctcaagggttttggttgataatGGATCTAGTGTGAATATTTGTCTCTTGTCTACTCTGCAAAAACTAAAGATTGGCACCGAAAGAATCCACTTGAACAGTGTGTGTGTTCGAGGCTTTGATGGGGGAGGTAAATATTCTGTTGGAGATATAATGCTCAAATTGTCGATAGGGCctgagtttaccatggaattccaagtgttagatgtggctgtctcctacaatctgttgttgggcagGCCCTGA